Proteins from a genomic interval of Yarrowia lipolytica chromosome 1E, complete sequence:
- a CDS encoding uncharacterized protein (Compare to YALI0E34551g, similar to uniprot|Q9P424 Ajellomyces capsulata Putative calcium transporting ATPase) has protein sequence MSYQNFNLLDVDDDDFEPKGPGGSQHQHQPGPSSSRPTLTPFDSIQDGDTFIEADDYDAYGDSGKRPMEKPPQRGNSMYGNMKARLGFGDPDYSEMDLPLNERTPYERDAESINAGISDARPSGTMNRTKIRSKVKKSTMSMPDFDIRRMWNRMRGHQEERGPDGPRVVHLNDPDANSALRYGDNHISTTKYNLFTFLPKFFFEQFSKYANLFFLATACIQQVPNVSPTNRWTTILTLLVVLIVSAVKELVEDFKRAAADKELNSSTAYVLEGSSFVARKWIDVAVGDIVRVDSEEPIPADVVLLASSEPEGLCYIETANLDGETNLKIKQAHGDTAPYVSPSELSRVRGQLDSELPNSSLYTYEATLKIDGRPPIPMSPEQMLLRGATLRNTGWIHGLVVFTGHETKLMRNATAAPIKRTAVEHMLNIQIIFLFTILIVLAVVSSLGNVIMIRVNTNQLSYLMLADLNLGAQFFLDLLTYWILFSNLVPISLFVTVEIIKFYQAYLISSDLDMYYRPTDTPAVCRSSSLVEELGQIGYVFSDKTGTLTRNIMEFKACSIAGRAYAEEVPEDQRATEDDDNNADDPDSFGFHDFNELKRSTTQHASAGVIQEFLTLLATCHTVIPEIRDDGSIKYQAASPDEGALVDGAATLGYAFAMRKPKTIGVDVKHDTDTNPAESREYELLNVCEFNSTRKRMSAILRCPDGKIRLYCKGADTVILERMAPNNPYVDATMRHLEGFAAEGLRTLCLAVRVVPDEEYAAWNKRFVEAQTTLNNRAQKLDDCAEDIEKNLFLLGATAIEDKLQDGVPETIHTLQSAGIKVWVLTGDRQETAINIGMSCKLLSEDMSLLIINEEDSASTLDNIQKKLAALQGLRENDSDSLALVIDGKSLGFALEDEMEEIFLELALLCKAVICCRVSPLQKALVVKLVKRYTSDLLLAIGDGANDVSMIQAAHVGVGISGMEGMQAARSADVSIGQFRYLRKLLLVHGAWSYQRLSKAILYSFYKNIALYMTQFWYTFFNGFSGQSIYESWTITFYNVFFTVLPPFVIGIFDQFISARLLDRYPQLYQLGQHRAFFNVRQFWEWVANGFYHSIILYFGSCGVYMTSRELPNGLTTDHWVWGTALFTSCILTTLGKAALVTNMWTKFTLIAIPGSFLLWIGIFPAYATVAPMINVSREYRGVLAHTYPTIVYWAMTFLLPTICLLRDMLWKYYRRMYDPQAYHYVQEIQKYNIADYRPRMEQFQKAIRKVRQVQRMRKQRGFAFSQADEGQEKVIRAYDTTQQRGRHGEMRHADEYRTDEHSDDGYNNNNNNNNPFDDSAHKNLAPNPFELE, from the coding sequence ATGTCGTATCAGAACTTCAACCTGCTCGATgttgacgacgacgacttcgAGCCCAAAGGCCCTGGGGGctcacaacaccaacaccaaccgGGTCCGTCTTCCAGCAGACCTACTCTGACGCCGTTTGACAGCATACAAGATGGCGACACATTTATCGAGGCCGACGACTACGATGCATACGGCGACAGTGGCAAGCGACCGATGGAAAAGCCGCCACAGCGAGGGAACAGCATGTATGGAAACATGAAGGCGCGTCTGGGGTTTGGAGACCCGGACTACTCGGAGATGGACCTGCCATTGAACGAACGCACTCCCTACGAGAGAGATGCTGAGTCGATCAATGCCGGAATCTCCGATGCTAGACCTTCGGGAACAATGAACCGAACGAAAATCAGATCAAAGGTCAAAAAAAGCACCATGAGTATGCCCGATTTCGACATTCGACGCATGTGGAACCGGATGCGAGGCCACCAGGAGGAGCGGGGCCCCGATGGACCGCGAGTTGTGCATCTCAATGACCCGGACGCCAACTCTGCGCTCAGATATGGTGATAACCACATTTCCACCACAAAGTACAACCTGTTTACGTTCCTGCCAAAGTTCTTCTTTGAGCAGTTCTCCAAGTATGCCAACCTGTTCTTTCTGGCCACCGCGTGCATCCAGCAGGTGCCCAACGTATCGCCTACAAACAGATGGACGACGATTCTGACgctgctggtggtgctgaTTGTGTCGGctgtcaaggagctggtggaggacTTTAAGCGAGCGGCtgccgacaaggagctcaactCATCAACGGCCTACGTGCTAGAAGGATCGTCGTTTGTGGCGAGGAAGTGGATCGATGTTGCAGTGGGAGACATTGTGCGGGTGGACTCTGAAGAGCCCATCCCTGCCGATGTGGTCCTCCTGGCATCTTCCGAACCCGAGGGTCTGTGTTACATTGAGACTGCCAACCTGGACGGAGAGACCAACCTGAAGATCAAACAGGCTCACGGAGATACGGCTCCGTACGTGTCTCCCAGTGAGCTTTCTCGAGTCAGAGGCCAGCTAGATTCCGAGCTACCCAACTCCTCTCTTTACACTTATGAGGCGACCCTGAAGATTGACGGACGGCCCCCGATTCCCATGTCTCCCGAGCAGATGTTGCTTCGAGGAGCCACTCTGCGAAACACCGGATGGATCCACGGTCTGGTTGTGTTCACTGGTCACGAAACAAAGCTCATGAGAAACGCCACAGCTGCTCCTATCAAGAGAACGGCCGTGGAACACATGCTGAACATCCAGATCATCTTTTTGTTTACAATTCTCATTGTTCTGGCCGTGGTTTCCTCTCTGGGTAATGTTATCATGATCAGAGTCAACACCAATCAGCTGAGTTATCTCATGTTGGCGGACCTGAATCTCGGAGCACAGTTCTTCCTCGATCTGCTCACTTACTGGATTCTCTTTTCTAACCTGGTGCCAATTTCTCTGTTTGTGACTGTCGAAATCATCAAGTTCTACCAGGCTTACCTAATTTCCTCTGATCTGGACATGTACTACCGACCCACAGACACTCCTGCCGTTTGCAGATCGTCTTCATTGGTTGAAGAGCTGGGCCAGATTGGCTACGTCTTCTCAGACAAGACAGGTACTCTGACTCGAAACATTATGGAGTTCAAGGCCTGTTCTATTGCCGGGCGAGCTTATGCAGAGGAGGTTCCCGAGGACCAACGAGCGACCGAGGACGACGATAACAACGCCGACGACCCTGACTCGTTCGGATTCCACGACTTCAACGAGCTCAAACGATCCACTACTCAGCATGCATCTGCAGGAGTCATCCAGGAGTTCCTCACTCTGCTGGCTACTTGTCACACTGTCATTCCTGAGATTCGAGACGATGGCTCAATCAAGTACCAGGCCGCTTCTCCCGATGAGGGTGCTCTTGTTGACGGTGCTGCTACCCTCGGATATGCCTTTGCTATGCGAAAACCCAAGACTATTGGAGTTGACGTGAAACACGATACAGATACCAACCCTGCCGAGAGCCGGGAGTACGAGCTTCTCAACGTCTGTGAGTTCAACTCGACCCGAAAGCGAATGTCTGCCATTCTGCGATGCCCTGATGGAAAGATCCGACTGTATTGCAAGGGTGCAGATACCGTTATTCTCGAGCGTATGGCGCCCAACAATCCCTACGTAGACGCCACTATGCGACATTTGGAGGGATTTGCCGCCGAAGGTCTCAGAACTCTTTGTTTGGCTGTCCGAGTTGTTCCTGACGAGGAATATGCTGCGTGGAACAAGCGTTTCGTGGAAGCTCAGACCACTCTCAACAACCGAGCCCAGAAACTCGACGATTGTGCTGAGGATATTGAGAAGAAcctgttcctcctcggagCTACAGCCATTGAGGATAAGCTTCAGGATGGTGTTCCTGAGACTATCCACACTCTCCAGTCTGCTGGAATTAAGGTGTGGGTGCTCACCGGTGACCGACAGGAGACCGCCATCAACATTGGAATGTCTTGTAAGCTGCTGTCTGAGGACATGTCGCTTCTGATTATCAACGAGGAAGACTCGGCTTCTACTCTGGATAATATCCAGAAGAAACTGGCTGCCCTACAAGGGTTGCGAGAGAACGACAGTGActctctggctctggtaATCGACGGCAAGTCTCTTGGATTCGCTCTTgaggacgagatggaggaaaTATTCCTAGAACTGGCTCTGCTTTGTAAGGCTGTCATTTGTTGTCGAGTCTCGCCTCTTCAGAAGGCTCTTGTTGTCAAGCTGGTCAAGCGATACACCTCCGACTTGCTTCTGGCTATCGGAGACGGTGCCAATGATGTTTCTATGATTCAAGCTGCTCACGTGGGTGTTGGTATTTCTGGTATGGAGGGTATGCAGGCCGCCCGGTCTGCTGATGTGTCTATTGGCCAGTTCCGATACCTGCgaaagctgctgcttgtacaTGGAGCCTGGTCCTACCAGCGACTGTCTAAGGCCATTTTGTACTCTTTCTACAAGAATATTGCTCTGTACATGACCCAGTTCTGGTACACCTTCTTCAACGGCTTTTCCGGTCAGTCGATTTATGAGTCGTGGACCATCACCTTCTACAATGTCTTTTTCACCGTTCTGCCTCCATTTGTCATTGGTATCTTTGACCAGTTCATTTCTGCTCGTTTACTTGATCGATACCCTCAGCTCTACCAGCTTGGTCAGCATCGAGCCTTCTTCAACGTTCGACAGTTCTGGGAATGGGTTGCCAACGGTTTCTACCACTCCATTATTCTGTATTTTGGTTCTTGCGGTGTATACATGACATCCAGAGAGTTGCCCAACGGTCTCACTACCGATCATTGGGTTTGGGGTACTGCTCTTTTCACCTCGTGTATCCTAACGACCCTCGGTAAGGCTGCTCTGGTGACCAATATGTGGACCAAGTTTACGCTGATTGCCATTCCCGGCTCGTTCCTGCTTTGGATCGGTATTTTCCCTGCATACGCCACTGTGGCTCCCATGATCAACGTGTCAAGAGAGTACCGAGGCGTTCTGGCTCACACTTATCCTACCATTGTGTACTGGGCCATGACCTTTTTGCTGCCTACCATCTGCCTGCTCAGAGACATGCTGTGGAAGTACTACCGGCGAATGTACGATCCCCAAGCCTACCATTACGTGCAGGAGATCCAAAAGTACAACATTGCCGATTACCGGCCACGAATGGAGCAGTTCCAGAAGGCCATCAGAAAGGTGCGACAGGTACAGCGAATGCGAAAGCAGCGAGGTTTTGCCTTCTCGCAGGCCGATGAAGGCCAGGAGAAGGTCATTCGAGCTTACGATACCACTCAACAGAGAGGTCGACACGGAGAGATGCGTCATGCAGACGAGTACCGTACTGACGAACACAGCGATGACGgctacaacaacaacaacaacaacaacaatcCCTTCGACGATTCTGCGCATAAGAACTTGGCTCCCAATCCTTTTGAGCTAGAGTaa
- a CDS encoding uncharacterized protein (Compare to YALI0E34573g, highly similar to uniprot|P49631 Saccharomyces cerevisiae YPR043w RPL43A and highly similar to uniprot|P49631 Saccharomyces cerevisiae YJR094W-A RPL43B Ribosomal Protein of the Large subunit, similar to Saccharomyces cerevisiae RPL43B (YJR094W-A) and RPL43A (YPR043W); ancestral locus Anc_7.466), whose protein sequence is MLTKRTKKVGITGKYGVRYGSSLRRQCKKLEIQQHSRYDCTFCGKTTVRRGAVGIWTCSACKKTVAGGAYTVSTATANTVRSTIRRLRELAEA, encoded by the exons ATGCT GACTAAGCGAACAAAGAAGGTTGGAATCACCGGTAAGTACGGTGTCAGATACGGTTCTTCTCTCCGAAGACAGTGCAAGAAGCTCGAAATCCAGCAGCACTCCCGATACGACTGTACCTTCTGCGGTAAGACCACCGTTCGACGAGGTGCCGTTGGTATCTGGACCTGTTCCGCCTGCAAGAAGACCGTTGCCGGTGGTGCTTACACCGTCTCCACTGCTACCGCCAACACCGTCCGATCTACCATCCGACGACTGCGAGAGCTCGCTGAGGCCTAA
- a CDS encoding uncharacterized protein (Compare to YALI0E34650g, weakly similar to uniprot|O94400 Schizosaccharomyces pombe Putative PHD-type zinc finger, similar to Saccharomyces cerevisiae ASR1 (YPR093C); ancestral locus Anc_3.405), with translation MECTICLEPISAASTTGHVRCGHWFHFDCLHLWSQRSSSCPMCRQQFDELTKRTIYESETSHTASSIPIFGPVIKRIPCVRRPVPLSPVPPEEAMRLYEFVFQQDDAEMEDVECELCGQSPCVCGNQEEPSFAHPSTTTRRRGPNRSPGRSRASNMLGRLGRRQMSQNSQSHLVFDTRRRRTTSAAGARGLTLSSDNYFLNDDDEEVDPLTTIPTGLSSSRMLDDEAMGRIQDNIEETRNLARASRASVEERAWRFLDEYRREERQPNTGRRRSSLFNVFNADNEDESRPSTTNDTPRTSVPSSHHTSVATSISSASGSSVFSAFSSRSSASSSRMSLASQPCSSRQSSTPMLSSPVTFRRPTPLPFRNPLATNSSNSTNDNTAESEVPSPRSGSPRNSPPAEEETQQQQPPSGSVSPATDAISHIHVNSPETATGSSTAEGQTPLTHNSAQNSAESVSSSGHSLSYEKKMEIRKIVKTRLHRYYPDFISKEQFTEINMSVCDRVYSYIKESESREPFTAPQAEKWTKVVHHLVSADLVARDLLG, from the coding sequence ATGGAATGTACCATCTGTCTCGAGCCCATCTCCGCGGCCTCCACGACAGGCCATGTGCGCTGCGGCCACTGGTTCCACTTCGACTGTTTGCATCTCTGGTCGCAGCGAAGTAGTTCGTGCCCCATGTGTCGCCAGCAGTTTGACGAGCTGACCAAGAGAACCATCTACGAGTCGGAGACGTCGCACACAGCGTCTTCAATCCCCATCTTTGGGCCAGTGATCAAACGGATTCCGTGCGTACGACGACCGGTGCCGCTGTCACCAGTgcctccagaagaagccaTGCGCCTTTACGAGTTTGTGTTCCAGCAGGACGACGCCGAAATGGAGGACGTGGAGTGCGAACTCTGCGGTCAGAGCCcctgtgtctgtggcaaTCAAGAGGAGCCCTCGTTTGCCCACCCTTCAACCACAACCCGAAGACGAGGACCTAACAGAAGCCCCGGCCGAAGTCGTGCCTCGAATATGCTAGGACGGCTCGGTCGACGTCAGATGTCGCAGAACTCGCAGTCTCACCTGGTTTTCGACACCAGGCGACGCCGGACAACCTCGGCTGCAGGCGCACGGGGACTGACGCTCTCCTCCGACAATTACTTTCTCaacgatgacgacgaggaagtCGACCCTCTAACCACAATCCCAACCGGACTGTCGTCCTCCCGAATGCTCGACGACGAAGCCATGGGCCGCATCCAGGACAATATTGAGGAAACCAGAAACCTGGCTCGAGCATCGCGAGCATCTGTGGAGGAACGTGCATGGCGGTTTCTGGACGAGTACCGCCGAGAAGAACGGCAACCCAACACTGGTCGACGCCGATCGTCGCTGTTCAACGTCTTCAATGCCGATAACGAGGACGAAAGCCGCCCTTCTACTACCAACGATACGCCCCGAACCAGTGTCCCCAGCTCTCACCACACCTCTGTGGCTACCTCAATTTCATCTGCATCTGGCTCGTCTGTATTCTCGGCCTTTTCCTCGAGATCGTCAGCCTCGTCCTCCCGCATGTCATTGGCCTCGCAGCCGTGCTCTTCTCGACAATCGAGTACGCCCATGCTGTCGTCTCCAGTCACATTTCGACGGCCTACCCCTCTGCCGTTCAGAAACCCGCTCGCCACCAACTCATCTAACAGCACCAACGACAATACGGCTGAAAGCGAAGTTCCCAGTCCTCGTAGCGGAAGCCCCAGAAACAGTCCTCCAGCTGAAGAGGAGacacagcaacagcaacccCCATCAGGCTCAGTCAGCCCAGCCACAGACGCCATTTCGCACATCCATGTAAACTCTCCTGAGACCGCCACAGGCTCGTCCACAGCCGAAGGCCAAACCCCTCTAACCCACAACTCTGCTCAGAACTCGGCCGAGAgtgtcagcagcagcggtcATTCGTTGTCGTACGAGAAAAAGATGGAGATCCGGAAGATTGTCAAGACCCGGCTGCACAGATACTACCCGGATTTCATTTCCAAGGAGCAGTTTACGGAAATCAACATGTCCGTGTGTGATCGGGTCTACTCATACATTAAGGAGTCCGAGTCTCGTGAACCCTTCACTGCCCCACAAGCGGAAAAATGGACCAAGGttgtccaccaccttgtGAGTGCGGATCTCGTGGCGCGAGATTTGCTCGGATAG
- a CDS encoding uncharacterized protein (Compare to YALI0E34672g, similar to uniprot|P33303 Saccharomyces cerevisiae YJR095w ACR1 succinate-fumarate transporter P33.2.f7.1) has product MAADGKKKKNLAVDLLAGGTAGLFEALVCHPLDTIKVRMQLTNRQHGVKEVGFVQTGVNIAKKEGPLALYKGLGAVVTGIVPKMAIRFTSYEYYRGLLTKPDGTISAFHTFIAGVGAGTTEAVLVVNPTEVIKIRLQAQHHSMADPLDVPKYRNAAHCLYTVVREEGPSALYRGVILTATRQATNQGVNFTVYSELKARLNEMQPQFKGVLPSWQTSIIGLISGALGPLSNAPIDTIKTRMQREGGAATRNESGLSRFTRITRQLIHQEGFRALYKGITPRIMRVAPGQAVTFTVYEYMRGVLENTPCIGKPFAAQFEE; this is encoded by the coding sequence ATGGCTGCTGacggaaagaagaagaagaacctcGCTGTTGATCTCCTGGCTGGAGGAACCGCCGGTCTGTTTGAGGCCCTGGTCTGCCATCCTCTTGACACCATCAAGGTGCGAATGCAGCTCACCAACCGACAGCACGGCGTTAAGGAGGTCGGATTCGTCCAGACTGGTGTTaacattgccaagaaggagggtcCTCTGGCTCTTTACAAGGGTCTCGGAGCCGTTGTGACCGGTATTGTGCCCAAGATGGCCATCCGATTCAcctcgtacgagtactacCGAGGTCTTCTGACCAAGCCTGATGGAACCATCAGTGCTTTCCACACTTTCATTGCCGGTGTTGGTGCCGGAACCACCGAAGCTGTTCTGGTCGTCAACCCCACTGAGGTCATCAAGATCCGACTCCAGGCCCAGCACCACTCCATGGCTGATCCCCTCGATGTCCCCAAGTACCGAAACGCTGCTCACTGTCTCTACACCGTTGTTCGAGAGGAGGGTCCCTCTGCTCTGTACAGAGGTGTGATTCTCACTGCCACCCGACAGGCCACCAACCAGGGTGTTAACTTCACTGTCTACTCTGAGCTCAAGGCCCGACTTAACGAGATGCAGCCCCAGTTCAAGGGTGTCCTTCCCTCGTGGCAGACTTCCATCATCGGTCTGATCTCCGGTGCCCTGGGTCCCCTTTCTAACGCCCCCATCGATACCATCAAGACCCGAATGCAGCGAGAGGGTGGAGCCGCCACTCGAAACGAGTCTGGTCTCTCCCGATTCACTCGAATCACCCGACAGCTCATCCACCAGGAGGGTTTCCGAGCTCTGTACAAGGGTATCACTCCCCGAATCATGCGAGTTGCCCCCGGCCAGGCCGTCACCTTCACCgtctacgagtacatgcGAGGTGTGCTCGAGAACACCCCCTGTATCGGAAAGCCTTTTGCTGCCCAGTTTGAGGAGTAA
- a CDS encoding uncharacterized protein (Compare to YALI0E34687g, similar to uniprot|P53250 Saccharomyces cerevisiae YGR080w TWF1 twinfilin an actin monomer sequestering protein, similar to Saccharomyces cerevisiae TWF1 (YGR080W); ancestral locus Anc_3.404), with translation MNQSGIEATPGLAQKLHSFGRGLIVKIQDEKLEHTHEIDDSHTFESGFEEARAKLSDREAAYLLYRNNDEILVITYVPDDAKVRQKMLYASSKQALTRELGASNPVDLFVTELEDISEKGYKSHVRHANLGAPLTREEESLKFVKENEAGVAQSHSVNITHSKGIEMKHAADFDDKLASFESASEGAILPFTIDVSNEEVIPGSISSVSDWREIKTPESHPQYTLYKSPSGVVFIYTCPSGSKIKERMLYAASRRVLLSNIEKNITVAKTVDVGDEDLDLDEVVAEKKETAKGGLRFKRPTRPGR, from the exons ATGAATCAAAGTGGAATTGAAG CAACACCCGGACTGGCCCAGAAACTACACTCGTTCGGCCGAGGACTGATCGTCAAGATCCAGGACGAAAAGCTCGAACACACACACGAGATCGACGACTCGCACACATTCGAAAGCGGCTTCGAGGAGGCTCGAGCCAAGCTGTCCGACAGAGAAGCAGCATACCTGCTGTACCGAAACAacgacgagattctggtcATCACCTACGTGCCTGATGACGCCAAGGTGCGCCAGAAAATGCTGTACGCCTCGTCCAAGCAGGCTCTTACCCGAGAACTCGGTGCTTCCAATCCGGTTGATCTGTTCGTGACCGAGCTCGAAGACATCTCTGAGAAGGGCTACAAGTCGCACGTTCGACACGCCAACCTGGGAGCTCCCCTGAcccgagaggaggagagccTCAAGTTCgtcaaggagaacgagGCCGGCGTTGCCCAGAGCCACTCCGTCAACATCACACACTCCAAGGGTATCGAGATGAAGCATGCGGCCGACTTTGACGACAAGCTCGCTTCTTTCGAGTCTGCCTCCGAGGGCGCCATTCTGCCCTTCACCATCGACGTGAGCAACGAGGAGGTCATTCCTGGTTCCATCTCGTCTGTCTCTGACTGGAGAGAGATCAAGACTCCCGAAAGCCACCCTCAGTACACGCTGTACAAGTCTCCCTCCGGCGTGGTGTTCATCTACACATGTCCCTCGGGctccaagatcaaggagcgAATGCTGTATGCTGCGTCACGACGGGTTCTTCTCAGCAACATTGAGAAGAACATCACCGTGGCCAAGACAGTCGACGTTGGGGACGAAGATCTTGACCTTGATGAGGTTGTagccgagaagaaggagacagCCAAGGGCGGTCTTCGATTCAAGCGTCCCACCCGACCCGGTAGATAA